Sequence from the Fictibacillus arsenicus genome:
ATCGGTACATTGTCAGTATGTCCTGCAATTACAATATTGCGCGGAGGGTTCGTAACAAGGAGATCAGAAAGCTTCTTGCCGATTTCTCTAGACCCAGGCTTAACTGTTGCACTTCCGGAATCAAACAGGGCATTATCTAGAATGGTGATCAAAAGACCGTTTTCCGTTAGCTGCGTTTGGAGGCTTGTTGTAAGATTGTTAGCCTGAATGAATGCATTAATTCTTTTTTCTAAGTTTTCTAGAGCTTCAAGTTCTTTTTTAGCTTCCTCGAGACGTTCTTTTTCTTCCTTAGATATGATTTCTTTTTGCGTTTCAGGAATCGGCGTTGAATCTGGAGTAGGGATTGGCGCCTGTTCCTCCATTACACCCGTACCGCTTGTGAATTCATTTCGGAATGCACTTGCCATTTGCTTAAACTTTTGGGCATCAATCTCACTCATTG
This genomic interval carries:
- the motB gene encoding flagellar motor protein MotB translates to MAKKKKHHEDHVDESWLIPYADMLTLLLALFIVLFAMSEIDAQKFKQMASAFRNEFTSGTGVMEEQAPIPTPDSTPIPETQKEIISKEEKERLEEAKKELEALENLEKRINAFIQANNLTTSLQTQLTENGLLITILDNALFDSGSATVKPGSREIGKKLSDLLVTNPPRNIVIAGHTDNVPISTANFQSNWELSAFRGINFMRVLLENPALKPNQVSASGYGEYRPKADNKTAEGRAKNRRVEVLILPNVSLQAVK